From the Bacillus tuaregi genome, one window contains:
- a CDS encoding replicative DNA helicase, with amino-acid sequence MKSEQTIGTMPQLCLAEKALLGSFLKENHLLQDTSILPEHFAEGRHRLLLRLMKKIHSQSRAVDSVTIALEGDPEIFGGLSYVQELLSYANPERYESYEDIVLEDWKQREKKNILTLAVKEEWAMDRVISALQNMNQAKINDHRSINDELLAVYDDPWCEAKQPPTALSGIAQLDAFTNGFQDGDLTIIAARPSMGKTDVMLHLAKQAGWQRYLPVIFSLEMPAHNITKRLIASTGGFNRAKMRDPYQHLTEAQKNHWSTVLGRLNETEIQLFDGSSQSVPMMRAKLRKMIHEFPDRKPIVFIDYLGLITPNDTYGGNANQQIGEISKGLKAMAKDFNCPVVCLAQLNRSVEQRQDKRPSMSDIRDSGCVEQDADMMILLYREKYYDRSVKNPALELIITKNRNGPVGTAHAVYNENTGEIKDADHQRAI; translated from the coding sequence ATGAAATCTGAGCAGACAATTGGGACGATGCCTCAACTGTGTTTAGCTGAAAAGGCATTGCTGGGAAGCTTTTTAAAAGAAAATCATCTGCTGCAAGACACCTCCATCCTGCCAGAACATTTTGCGGAAGGACGGCATAGGCTGTTACTAAGGCTGATGAAAAAAATACATAGCCAATCGAGAGCCGTAGACTCGGTAACCATTGCACTTGAGGGAGATCCTGAAATTTTCGGTGGACTTTCGTATGTCCAGGAGCTTTTATCCTATGCCAATCCTGAGCGTTATGAGTCTTATGAGGATATCGTGCTCGAGGACTGGAAGCAACGCGAGAAGAAGAACATTTTAACCTTGGCGGTAAAAGAAGAATGGGCCATGGATCGAGTGATCTCCGCTTTACAAAATATGAATCAAGCCAAGATCAACGATCATCGGTCCATCAACGACGAGCTTTTGGCTGTTTATGATGATCCTTGGTGCGAGGCAAAGCAGCCACCCACTGCTCTTTCTGGAATCGCACAGCTCGACGCCTTTACAAATGGCTTTCAGGACGGAGATTTAACCATCATTGCAGCAAGACCCAGTATGGGAAAAACCGATGTGATGCTTCATCTGGCAAAGCAAGCCGGCTGGCAGCGCTATCTGCCGGTGATTTTTTCATTGGAAATGCCCGCTCATAACATCACAAAGCGATTGATTGCCAGCACCGGAGGCTTCAATCGGGCGAAAATGCGGGATCCTTATCAGCATTTAACGGAAGCGCAAAAAAACCATTGGTCAACTGTATTAGGCAGGCTGAATGAAACGGAAATTCAGCTATTCGACGGCTCCAGCCAAAGCGTCCCAATGATGCGGGCAAAGCTACGCAAAATGATTCATGAATTCCCTGATAGGAAGCCGATTGTGTTTATCGATTATTTGGGGCTCATCACACCGAATGACACCTACGGCGGCAACGCCAATCAGCAGATAGGCGAAATCTCTAAAGGCCTGAAGGCGATGGCAAAGGATTTCAACTGTCCGGTTGTCTGCCTTGCCCAGCTGAATCGCTCGGTTGAGCAGCGGCAGGATAAGCGCCCAAGCATGAGTGACATTCGAGACTCCGGCTGTGTCGAGCAGGACGCAGATATGATGATTCTACTTTACCGCGAGAAATATTATGACCGCTCAGTGAAGAATCCAGCATTGGAGCTTATTATAACGAAAAATCGAAACGGGCCAGTAGGTACAGCCCATGCCGTCTACAATGAGAATACGGGGGAGATCAAGGATGCCGACCATCAAAGAGCTATTTGA
- a CDS encoding DnaD domain protein: MDYVQEMSAFYSWLELHPLSPSAINVWYALMHMNHKSGGNHHFSVAESVLCVKTNLTDRTLRKARKELKEKGRIDYVSRQGKAPRYRIIPFQSLELFQETQQTNKYPSEKTISSDSAEKNVNAVPSAGFHSELDKTKSDSRQRFELEHINVSYSENHSVSQNLPQHHAKHHFGSENITEFYSEHHSCSENITELQSEHHSCSENITELQSEQRSCSKKNTEHHSNHRSGSETITEHHSNHRSGSETDSEVCSALFRQQQTDTQKHSLSSEVVETWKAVFGYALRSNHVQMLETHLNRSRMTMELILEAIERVKRASKPGLGYLWTILSNWTRLGIKTISDLVKHEINRDQSKKPTRPYRQHDKGRDISRSFQLDLTEGEDW; the protein is encoded by the coding sequence ATGGATTATGTACAGGAAATGTCTGCTTTTTATAGTTGGCTGGAATTACATCCGCTTTCGCCGTCGGCGATTAATGTATGGTACGCATTGATGCATATGAATCATAAGTCAGGCGGGAATCATCACTTTTCTGTTGCGGAGTCGGTGCTATGTGTCAAAACGAATCTAACAGACCGCACGTTACGGAAGGCCCGCAAAGAGCTGAAGGAAAAAGGCCGGATTGATTATGTCTCAAGACAAGGAAAAGCCCCAAGATATCGGATCATTCCTTTCCAGAGTCTGGAGCTTTTCCAAGAAACTCAGCAGACGAACAAATATCCTTCTGAAAAAACAATTTCCTCTGATAGCGCCGAAAAAAATGTGAATGCAGTCCCATCAGCAGGATTTCATTCCGAGCTTGATAAGACCAAAAGTGATTCCAGACAACGCTTCGAATTGGAACATATCAATGTATCCTATTCCGAGAACCACTCAGTTTCGCAAAATCTACCTCAACATCATGCCAAACATCACTTTGGCTCGGAAAATATTACCGAATTTTATTCTGAGCACCACTCATGCTCGGAGAATATTACCGAACTTCAATCCGAGCACCACTCATGCTCGGAAAATATTACCGAACTTCAATCCGAGCAACGCTCATGCTCGAAAAAAAATACCGAACATCATTCCAATCACCGCTCAGGTTCGGAAACGATTACCGAACATCATTCCAATCACCGCTCAGGTTCGGAAACAGATTCCGAAGTTTGTTCCGCATTATTTAGACAACAACAGACAGACACACAGAAGCATTCCCTTTCGTCTGAAGTCGTTGAAACCTGGAAAGCTGTTTTTGGCTATGCGCTTCGATCGAATCACGTTCAAATGCTCGAAACCCATTTGAACCGTTCACGCATGACAATGGAGCTCATTTTGGAGGCGATTGAAAGAGTGAAGCGGGCCTCCAAGCCGGGGTTAGGTTACCTATGGACCATTCTCTCCAACTGGACTCGTTTAGGAATTAAGACCATTTCGGATTTGGTGAAGCATGAAATTAACCGTGATCAAAGCAAAAAGCCAACCCGCCCATACCGACAGCATGATAAAGGCCGAGATATTTCCCGCAGCTTTCAGCTTGATTTAACAGAAGGGGAGGATTGGTGA
- a CDS encoding alpha/beta fold hydrolase, whose product MKKHTVMAKWLLASTLGIAAVGVGGTLPAPAVYAEQSMKQADFEKAAKDFISLAEQQDWDTLYPLLSEQLQEFLPKEQLPQLWAGLNAYGKINNVVLQENQHNGLHQKVKLLVTAANGPLVFVFNYDENGKVVDFHPEQASDPSQIINPDYNHPENYIEKQITIGDAPFTLPGVLTLPKGDGPFPVVVLVHGSGPNDMDETAYGFKPFRDMAVGLANHGVAVLRYDKRTNTHSIKSSMDPKFSIMEETVEDANLAVEALKSIPKVDSKNIFVLGHSQGGYALPLILENDKSKDIKGGIGVAGPTGKFHELLLWQMEQSLLRAEEMNAPQEQLDAAKAQVDWLKSQITYLNDPQYSRDNLPPEFQLTPAYWWFDLNDYDPAELIKEQNVPLLFLQGGKDIQVPAEHLENWKAALDGRKNAQYQLYPDMMHFLANYPAEPDGMTEYMTPGNVAEEMINDIAEWVKTGTITEETDVDLTVYKDYEPGLFWSEPFAWAIGEGIIKGYEVEKVLKPYQPMTESEYLRVFLRYKLGEDLKDESLANIYSLAKSYGLPVKEKGNAALSRGEAAVLLVSTFTESTVSEEEAVQWLYDHNLVDGYLDSNGQAPKNYTSFKPNEPMKRSHIVTMLYRMDQANQ is encoded by the coding sequence GTGAAAAAACACACAGTGATGGCAAAGTGGCTTTTAGCCAGTACGCTTGGAATCGCAGCGGTTGGCGTTGGGGGAACTCTTCCTGCTCCAGCGGTCTATGCGGAGCAGTCTATGAAACAAGCAGATTTTGAAAAGGCAGCGAAGGATTTTATTTCGCTAGCGGAGCAGCAGGACTGGGATACGCTTTATCCTTTATTAAGCGAGCAGCTGCAGGAATTTTTGCCAAAGGAACAATTGCCACAGCTTTGGGCAGGTTTAAATGCTTATGGAAAAATTAATAACGTTGTACTGCAGGAGAATCAACATAATGGTCTTCATCAGAAGGTAAAGCTCCTTGTCACTGCCGCGAATGGACCATTAGTATTCGTGTTTAACTATGATGAAAATGGAAAAGTTGTTGATTTTCATCCGGAACAGGCCAGTGACCCGAGTCAAATCATTAATCCAGACTATAACCATCCTGAGAATTATATAGAAAAACAAATCACGATTGGTGATGCTCCTTTCACATTGCCAGGTGTCTTAACACTCCCTAAAGGTGATGGACCATTTCCAGTGGTTGTTCTTGTCCACGGTTCAGGGCCAAACGATATGGACGAAACAGCTTATGGCTTTAAGCCATTCCGTGATATGGCAGTAGGGCTGGCGAATCATGGGGTTGCCGTGCTTCGTTATGATAAAAGAACCAATACACATTCGATAAAATCAAGCATGGACCCTAAGTTTTCCATCATGGAGGAAACCGTTGAGGATGCCAATCTCGCGGTAGAAGCATTGAAATCCATTCCAAAAGTGGATAGCAAAAATATCTTCGTACTAGGACACAGCCAAGGCGGATATGCTTTACCACTTATTTTGGAAAATGACAAATCCAAGGATATAAAAGGCGGTATCGGAGTTGCAGGTCCAACCGGTAAATTCCATGAGCTGTTATTATGGCAAATGGAGCAGTCACTCTTGCGTGCCGAAGAAATGAATGCGCCACAGGAGCAGCTTGATGCAGCTAAAGCCCAGGTGGATTGGCTAAAATCACAGATTACTTATCTCAATGATCCACAATATTCACGAGACAACCTGCCGCCTGAATTCCAATTGACTCCGGCTTACTGGTGGTTTGATTTAAATGACTACGACCCAGCAGAGCTGATAAAAGAGCAAAATGTCCCACTGCTATTTTTACAGGGCGGAAAGGATATCCAAGTCCCTGCTGAGCATTTGGAAAACTGGAAAGCTGCTTTAGACGGTCGGAAGAATGCCCAGTATCAATTGTATCCTGATATGATGCATTTCCTTGCCAATTATCCAGCTGAGCCAGACGGAATGACCGAATATATGACACCAGGAAATGTCGCGGAGGAGATGATTAACGATATCGCTGAATGGGTCAAGACAGGCACTATCACCGAGGAAACGGACGTTGATTTAACAGTCTATAAGGATTACGAGCCAGGTCTATTCTGGTCAGAACCATTTGCCTGGGCCATCGGTGAAGGTATTATCAAGGGCTATGAAGTGGAAAAAGTATTGAAGCCATACCAGCCAATGACTGAAAGCGAGTATTTACGAGTCTTTTTACGGTATAAATTAGGCGAGGACTTGAAGGATGAATCATTAGCCAACATCTATTCTCTTGCCAAATCATACGGTCTTCCTGTAAAAGAAAAGGGAAATGCTGCCCTATCAAGAGGCGAAGCAGCCGTTCTGCTTGTTAGCACCTTTACCGAAAGCACCGTAAGCGAGGAAGAGGCTGTTCAATGGTTATATGATCACAACCTTGTTGATGGCTATCTTGATTCAAATGGACAAGCACCGAAAAACTATACCTCCTTTAAGCCAAATGAACCAATGAAGCGGTCTCATATTGTTACGATGCTGTATCGCATGGATCAGGCTAATCAATAG
- a CDS encoding inorganic phosphate transporter, which translates to MNPALIITTVLTLGVIIVNGWTDAPNAIATCISTRAMRMGSAIFMAAVFNLLGVIAMTMLNQKVAETIYNMVDFHGDVDDALVALCAALTAIVLWATAAWVFGIPTSESHALIAGLSGAAIALQGGFSGINGEEWVKVLYGLVLSTVLGFVLGFVVVKLVELFCRRMDRQKTNRFFGKAQIMSAAGMAFMHGAQDGQKFIGVFLLGMFLSKGQTQAAEVIIPLWLMIICASVMGLGTSIGGYRIIKSVGMDMVKLEKYQGFSADLAGVICLLLSTAGGIPVSTTHTKTTAIMGVGAARRIRNVNLGIVREMVLAWVLTFPCCGLVGYLIAKLFISIF; encoded by the coding sequence ATGAATCCGGCATTAATTATCACGACCGTTCTCACATTGGGAGTCATCATTGTGAATGGGTGGACTGATGCCCCTAACGCCATCGCTACTTGTATCTCTACCCGTGCCATGCGGATGGGGTCGGCTATCTTCATGGCGGCCGTGTTCAACCTGCTCGGTGTAATCGCCATGACCATGCTCAATCAAAAGGTGGCAGAGACTATTTACAATATGGTCGATTTCCATGGTGATGTAGATGATGCCCTGGTTGCGTTATGTGCAGCCTTGACAGCGATTGTCCTTTGGGCAACGGCAGCGTGGGTATTTGGAATTCCAACTAGTGAGAGTCATGCATTAATTGCCGGGCTTTCAGGAGCAGCCATTGCTTTACAGGGGGGATTCTCTGGCATTAATGGCGAGGAATGGGTCAAGGTTCTCTATGGTTTAGTCCTTTCTACTGTACTGGGCTTTGTCCTTGGCTTTGTCGTGGTCAAGCTTGTTGAGCTTTTCTGCAGGAGGATGGATCGTCAGAAAACGAACCGTTTTTTTGGCAAAGCGCAGATTATGTCCGCCGCCGGCATGGCATTTATGCATGGGGCACAGGATGGTCAGAAATTCATTGGTGTTTTCCTGCTAGGGATGTTTCTATCGAAGGGGCAGACGCAAGCTGCCGAAGTGATTATACCATTATGGCTGATGATTATTTGTGCGTCCGTGATGGGGCTCGGTACATCCATTGGCGGCTATCGCATCATCAAGTCGGTTGGCATGGATATGGTCAAGCTGGAAAAATATCAGGGCTTTTCTGCAGATTTGGCAGGGGTAATCTGCTTATTACTCTCCACGGCTGGTGGCATACCGGTTTCAACCACCCATACAAAAACAACCGCAATTATGGGCGTGGGAGCTGCAAGGCGTATTAGGAATGTTAATTTAGGCATTGTCCGAGAAATGGTACTCGCCTGGGTGCTGACATTCCCCTGCTGTGGATTGGTCGGTTACTTGATCGCCAAGCTGTTCATATCGATTTTTTAA
- a CDS encoding MFS transporter: MKEKFPWLYLLLLSSVTFMGILSELVPSGILPEMSEGLQVSYSSIGLLVSIYAIASTVGTIPLITLTMPMNRKKLLTILMYVFGVSNLIIAFSPSYFLIAAARLVGGISAGVLWPMVSAYAMRLVSPRQHGRAIAVTMAGSTLGLGVGLPIMTTIGTELGWRIEFGVLSAIIFAIAVLGQVILPSIAGEQRTKTNSPFYIIRNKSVVICLVVTFLTIMAHYGLYTYIAPLVEDISFAGGIKLASILFGIGTILSVVMAGKVIDTHLRALTAFMLSLAFGTMLLFVGFKGAAFISHLAFLLWGISFGALVSIFQAAVTRQVATGKDVATSLQSSTFNLGIVFGSALGGTILENLSVFHIIYVTIALLVLPILLSLFAKKTFWQGDVNAGEVETAHKSYSDRHRPKNLVSQNVSQID; this comes from the coding sequence ATGAAAGAGAAATTTCCATGGCTGTATTTATTGCTGCTATCAAGCGTGACCTTTATGGGGATACTGTCAGAGCTGGTACCTTCGGGAATTCTGCCTGAAATGAGTGAAGGTCTGCAGGTTTCCTATTCATCTATCGGACTATTAGTCAGTATTTATGCGATTGCCTCTACGGTCGGAACGATCCCGTTAATCACCTTGACGATGCCGATGAACAGAAAAAAACTGTTGACGATCCTGATGTATGTTTTCGGGGTTTCCAATTTAATCATTGCCTTTTCGCCGTCCTATTTTCTAATCGCTGCTGCCAGACTTGTCGGAGGAATCTCTGCTGGTGTGCTGTGGCCAATGGTGTCGGCCTATGCAATGCGTCTCGTATCCCCTAGGCAGCATGGAAGAGCCATTGCAGTTACCATGGCCGGAAGCACCCTTGGTCTTGGGGTCGGTTTACCGATTATGACCACAATTGGTACGGAGCTTGGCTGGAGAATCGAATTTGGCGTTCTGTCGGCGATTATTTTTGCGATTGCCGTTTTGGGTCAGGTGATTTTACCGTCTATTGCAGGGGAACAACGAACAAAAACAAATTCACCTTTTTACATCATTCGCAATAAGTCCGTCGTCATTTGCTTGGTCGTGACCTTCCTCACGATTATGGCCCATTATGGTTTGTATACGTATATTGCCCCGCTTGTCGAAGATATTAGCTTTGCCGGCGGAATCAAGCTGGCCTCCATTCTGTTTGGGATTGGGACGATCCTGTCCGTTGTCATGGCAGGTAAAGTCATCGATACTCACCTTCGAGCTCTGACAGCCTTTATGTTAAGTTTGGCTTTTGGCACGATGCTGTTGTTTGTGGGTTTTAAAGGTGCAGCTTTTATCTCACATCTAGCCTTCCTTTTATGGGGCATTTCCTTCGGAGCGCTTGTTTCGATTTTTCAGGCGGCTGTCACGAGACAGGTCGCTACTGGAAAAGATGTGGCAACCTCCCTGCAATCGAGTACCTTTAACTTGGGTATTGTGTTTGGAAGTGCATTGGGCGGCACGATCTTAGAGAATTTATCCGTATTCCATATCATTTATGTCACGATTGCTTTACTAGTTCTCCCAATTCTTTTGAGTCTTTTTGCAAAAAAAACCTTCTGGCAGGGGGACGTGAATGCAGGAGAAGTGGAAACAGCACACAAAAGCTATAGTGACAGGCACCGCCCGAAAAATCTTGTTTCACAAAATGTTTCACAGATTGACTGA
- the nagZ gene encoding beta-N-acetylhexosaminidase — protein sequence MTKKRIATLYSIVFLLAIVLSLVLVFFFNQDKDSTKPNEELQNEQDIKNEEPRDPDSEPRDPDSEPSKDNGDTPENKLEKKVETIMENMSLREKIGQLMIVGFQSSQVDDHITEMITDYNVGGVIYYDRNMKTPRQVAELSNDLQELASQTQHKLPLMLSIDQEGGAIVRMKEHVTPIPSQQTLGQQGDAAAVYHTAYLTGQELSTMGIHVNFAPVLDLSDQDSRSFGSDPEKANLFGQEVIKGLVDSGMVATLKHFPGHGRTNVDPHKDTSSVEVDRFDLENQDLYPFKKTIEQIDHQSFFVMVTHVKYPAYDEVNPASISPTIIQELLRDELGYTGIVVTDDLEMGAVNKYFTYEDLGYKAVEAGADILLVCHTLENQKKVFNGILEAVETNQLSEERIDEAVKRILMYKLSSLKNTHVDPSRAEKMVG from the coding sequence ATGACAAAAAAGAGAATCGCCACGTTATATAGTATTGTATTTTTATTAGCGATTGTCCTTTCATTGGTATTAGTCTTCTTTTTCAACCAGGATAAAGATTCTACGAAACCAAATGAAGAGCTCCAGAATGAACAGGATATTAAAAATGAGGAGCCTAGAGATCCAGATTCAGAGCCTAGAGATCCAGATTCAGAGCCGAGCAAAGATAACGGTGACACGCCGGAAAATAAGCTGGAGAAAAAGGTTGAGACTATCATGGAAAATATGAGTCTGCGCGAAAAAATCGGTCAATTAATGATTGTTGGTTTTCAAAGTTCGCAGGTGGATGACCATATTACGGAAATGATTACGGATTACAACGTCGGCGGCGTTATTTACTACGATCGGAATATGAAAACGCCAAGGCAGGTGGCGGAGTTGTCCAATGATTTGCAGGAGCTTGCCTCACAAACTCAGCACAAGCTTCCCCTGATGCTAAGCATTGACCAAGAGGGTGGAGCGATTGTCCGCATGAAGGAGCATGTTACCCCGATTCCGTCACAGCAAACATTAGGCCAGCAGGGCGATGCGGCCGCTGTTTATCATACCGCTTATCTTACTGGTCAGGAATTGTCTACCATGGGGATTCATGTGAACTTTGCGCCTGTTTTAGATTTATCGGATCAGGACAGCCGTTCTTTCGGATCGGACCCAGAGAAAGCGAACCTCTTCGGCCAGGAAGTCATTAAGGGTCTAGTAGACTCTGGAATGGTAGCGACCTTAAAGCATTTTCCTGGTCATGGACGAACCAATGTCGATCCTCACAAGGATACCTCATCCGTTGAAGTAGATCGGTTCGACTTAGAAAATCAAGACCTTTATCCGTTTAAAAAAACAATAGAGCAAATCGACCATCAGAGCTTTTTCGTCATGGTGACACATGTTAAATATCCTGCTTATGATGAAGTGAATCCAGCTAGTATCTCGCCAACCATTATTCAAGAGCTGCTAAGGGATGAGCTGGGCTACACGGGCATCGTCGTAACTGATGACTTGGAAATGGGCGCCGTGAATAAATACTTCACCTATGAGGACCTAGGCTATAAGGCTGTGGAAGCAGGAGCCGATATATTACTCGTATGTCATACATTAGAAAATCAGAAAAAAGTATTTAATGGCATTCTAGAAGCTGTAGAAACAAATCAATTGTCGGAAGAGAGAATTGATGAAGCAGTCAAACGAATCCTGATGTATAAGCTTTCTTCACTGAAAAACACTCATGTGGACCCTTCACGTGCTGAAAAGATGGTTGGGTGA
- the gnd gene encoding decarboxylating NADP(+)-dependent phosphogluconate dehydrogenase gives MLHTIGVIGLGVMGSNIALNMANNGEQVAVYNYTRDLTDKLVEKLDGQSMTPYYEVENFVQSLEKPRKIFLMVTAGKAIDSVISTLVPLLEEGDIIMDGGNSHYEDTERRYEELKAKGIGYLGIGISGGEVGALTGPSIMPGGDREVYEKVAPILTKIAAQVDGEPCCVYIGPKGAGHFVKMVHNGIEYADMQLITEAYSFLRERLGLSVEEIADIFDEWNQGELKSYLIEITAEILRKKDEITDLPLVDVILDKAGQKGTGKWTSIQAIDNGIPTSIITESLFARYISSLKEERVKAEHILSGPIKGQETLDKNVWIDFVRQALYMGKVCAYAQGFTQYKMTSELYGWDLPLKDIALIFRGGCIIRAKFLNVISEAYAEEPNLSNLLISPYFVEMIKDYQNGLRKVVCEGIQAGISFPCLSASLTYFDSYRTGTSSASLLQAQRDYFGAHTYERRDLEGVFHTNWV, from the coding sequence ATGTTACATACCATTGGTGTGATTGGTTTAGGAGTTATGGGCAGTAATATTGCGTTAAATATGGCGAACAACGGAGAGCAGGTGGCCGTTTATAATTACACAAGGGATTTAACCGACAAGCTTGTGGAAAAGCTTGATGGACAAAGTATGACTCCCTACTACGAGGTAGAGAACTTTGTCCAATCACTAGAAAAACCGCGTAAAATTTTCTTAATGGTGACGGCAGGTAAAGCGATTGATTCGGTTATCAGCACGTTAGTTCCTCTTCTGGAGGAAGGCGATATTATTATGGACGGCGGAAATTCTCATTATGAGGACACAGAACGCCGCTATGAGGAGCTGAAGGCAAAGGGCATCGGTTATTTAGGAATTGGGATTTCAGGCGGAGAAGTCGGCGCGTTAACCGGTCCATCGATTATGCCTGGCGGTGACAGAGAGGTTTATGAAAAAGTCGCCCCTATTCTAACGAAAATTGCGGCGCAGGTAGACGGTGAGCCTTGCTGTGTGTATATCGGACCTAAAGGTGCGGGACATTTTGTCAAAATGGTCCATAATGGAATCGAATATGCCGACATGCAGCTGATTACAGAGGCCTATTCCTTTTTACGAGAAAGATTAGGTTTATCTGTTGAGGAAATTGCCGATATCTTTGATGAGTGGAATCAAGGTGAGCTGAAGAGCTATTTAATCGAAATTACGGCAGAGATTTTAAGGAAAAAGGATGAGATTACCGATTTACCACTTGTTGATGTGATTCTTGATAAAGCAGGGCAAAAAGGAACCGGTAAATGGACAAGCATTCAAGCGATCGATAACGGAATCCCTACTTCAATTATTACTGAATCCTTATTCGCTCGTTATATCTCTTCATTAAAAGAGGAACGCGTGAAAGCTGAACACATCCTATCAGGACCAATTAAAGGTCAAGAAACTCTTGATAAAAATGTATGGATTGACTTCGTGAGACAGGCTTTATATATGGGAAAAGTATGTGCCTACGCCCAGGGCTTTACCCAATATAAAATGACTTCAGAGTTGTATGGATGGGATTTACCATTAAAAGATATCGCCCTGATCTTCCGCGGCGGCTGCATCATTCGCGCGAAATTCTTAAATGTCATCAGTGAAGCCTATGCGGAAGAGCCTAACCTATCCAATCTATTAATCTCACCCTATTTTGTGGAGATGATTAAGGATTATCAAAACGGCTTACGAAAGGTCGTTTGTGAAGGTATTCAAGCAGGAATCTCATTCCCATGCCTAAGTGCCTCCCTTACCTACTTTGACAGCTATCGTACCGGAACCTCCAGTGCGAGCCTTCTACAGGCCCAACGGGATTACTTTGGTGCCCACACGTACGAACGACGTGATTTAGAAGGCGTTTTTCATACGAATTGGGTGTGA
- a CDS encoding GntP family permease, giving the protein MPLVIVAIGIIALLILIMGLKLNTFISLIIVSFGVALALGMPLDGIVKTIEAGLGGTLGHLALIFGLGAMLGKLIADSGGAQRIAMTLVNKFGEKNIQWAVVFASFIIGVALFFEVGLVLLIPIVFAISKQLKVSILYLGIPMVAALSVTHGFLPPHPGPTVIAGEYGANIGEVLLYGFLVAVPTVILAGPLFTKLAKKMVPDSFTKAGDIASLGKQKEFKLEETPGFGISVFTALLPVILMSFATIVNLLQKTIGFEDNGFLAVIRFIGDAGTAMLISLLVAVYTMGLARKIPIKTVMESCTNAITSIGMMLLIIGGGGAFKQVLIDGGVGDYVAEMFQGTSLSPILLAWIIAAILRISLGSATVAALTTAGLVIPMLGQTDVNLALVVLATGAGSVIASHVNDAGFWMFKEYFGLSMKETFATWTLLETIISVAGLGFILLLSLFV; this is encoded by the coding sequence ATGCCATTAGTTATTGTTGCCATTGGAATTATAGCCCTATTAATCTTAATCATGGGTCTGAAATTAAACACATTTATTTCCTTAATTATTGTATCCTTCGGTGTTGCGTTGGCACTTGGTATGCCATTAGATGGCATTGTGAAAACGATTGAAGCCGGATTAGGCGGAACACTTGGCCACTTAGCGTTAATCTTTGGACTTGGAGCGATGCTTGGTAAGTTAATCGCTGATTCAGGCGGTGCGCAGCGAATTGCGATGACGCTTGTGAACAAATTTGGTGAAAAGAATATTCAATGGGCCGTTGTGTTTGCATCATTCATTATCGGTGTTGCCCTCTTTTTCGAAGTAGGCTTAGTTCTATTAATTCCAATCGTCTTTGCGATTTCTAAACAGTTAAAGGTTTCGATTTTATATCTTGGAATTCCTATGGTTGCCGCTTTATCGGTTACCCACGGCTTCCTTCCGCCACACCCAGGACCTACGGTGATTGCGGGTGAATATGGCGCAAATATTGGGGAAGTATTGCTTTATGGCTTTCTTGTTGCCGTACCAACCGTTATTTTAGCTGGACCACTCTTTACAAAGCTGGCGAAAAAAATGGTTCCGGATTCTTTTACAAAAGCCGGCGATATTGCTTCATTAGGTAAACAAAAGGAATTTAAATTAGAGGAAACACCTGGATTTGGAATCAGTGTCTTTACCGCATTACTTCCTGTTATTCTTATGTCATTCGCGACAATCGTAAATCTTTTGCAAAAAACAATCGGATTTGAGGATAATGGCTTCCTTGCTGTGATTCGCTTCATTGGTGACGCCGGTACAGCCATGCTGATCTCGCTGTTAGTGGCCGTCTATACAATGGGCTTAGCTCGTAAAATCCCTATCAAAACCGTGATGGAATCTTGTACGAACGCGATTACAAGTATTGGAATGATGCTGTTGATTATTGGGGGCGGCGGTGCCTTCAAGCAGGTATTAATTGACGGCGGTGTTGGTGATTATGTAGCTGAGATGTTCCAAGGCACTTCCTTATCACCGATCCTACTAGCATGGATTATTGCCGCTATCCTGCGTATCTCACTTGGTTCTGCAACTGTTGCGGCGTTAACAACAGCAGGACTTGTGATTCCAATGCTGGGACAAACGGACGTGAATCTTGCTCTTGTTGTATTAGCAACAGGTGCGGGTAGTGTGATTGCCTCTCACGTAAACGATGCTGGTTTCTGGATGTTCAAGGAATATTTTGGCTTAAGCATGAAAGAAACATTTGCAACCTGGACTTTACTTGAAACGATTATATCCGTTGCTGGATTAGGCTTTATTTTATTACTAAGCTTGTTCGTGTAA